In Bacteroidales bacterium, the following proteins share a genomic window:
- a CDS encoding four helix bundle protein has protein sequence MNEQENTVSFFRFEDLRIYAKALDYITWLHGVIANFPDSQYVVLGEPFLKSAQAIALHIAEGSARNKAQFVYYLKMAKSSVRECVVYTEFASKLSAINNDEKEYSRNQLMELTKMIGSLVASLQRSVPVSREDDDIDGMPEM, from the coding sequence ATGAACGAACAAGAAAACACCGTTAGCTTTTTTAGATTTGAAGATTTAAGAATTTATGCTAAAGCACTTGATTACATCACCTGGTTACATGGCGTTATTGCTAATTTTCCGGATTCTCAGTATGTCGTTTTAGGTGAGCCTTTCTTGAAGTCAGCTCAAGCAATTGCACTACATATTGCGGAAGGTTCTGCAAGAAACAAAGCTCAATTTGTTTATTACTTAAAAATGGCTAAAAGTTCAGTTAGAGAATGTGTTGTATATACTGAATTTGCTTCTAAACTTTCGGCAATTAATAATGATGAGAAAGAGTACTCTAGAAACCAACTTATGGAACTTACCAAAATGATTGGATCTTTGGTGGCTTCTCTTCAAAGATCAGTTCCTGTATCTAGGGAAGATGATGACATTGATGGAATGCCAGAAATGTAA
- a CDS encoding DUF1015 family protein, with protein sequence MAIVKPFKGLRPPKEIVKQLASRPYDVLNSEEARAEASGNPYSLLRITKAEIDFPKGTDEHSQMVYDKVVENFNLFKKNGWIIKEDEEKFYIYAQKMEGRIQYGIVGCAHIDDYLNNVIKKHELTRKDKEEDRMIHVRITNANVEPVFFAYPDNKNINEIVENIVKNQVPEYDFVADEGFGHQLWVINDASVNKRISEIFKNEIPYLYVADGHHRTAAAALVGSEKRRNNPHHTGNEEYNYFMAVIFPANQLKIIDYNRVVKDLNGLSNNQFMDLLSETFTVEKIGKEIYKPSKLHEFSIYIDGFWYKMTAKQGTYNDQDPIGVLDVTILSEKVLDKVLGIKDLRTDKRIDFIGGIRGLGELRRRVDSGEMKVAFALYPVSMEQLINIADSGNIMPPKTTWFEPKLRSGLVIHELE encoded by the coding sequence ATGGCAATTGTAAAACCTTTCAAAGGATTACGTCCTCCTAAAGAAATTGTAAAACAGTTGGCATCCCGCCCCTATGATGTCCTTAATTCAGAAGAAGCCCGTGCTGAAGCTTCCGGTAATCCTTATTCTTTGCTAAGGATTACAAAAGCTGAAATTGATTTCCCGAAAGGGACAGATGAGCATTCTCAAATGGTTTATGATAAAGTTGTTGAAAATTTCAATTTGTTCAAAAAAAATGGCTGGATCATAAAAGAGGATGAAGAGAAATTCTATATTTACGCCCAAAAGATGGAAGGAAGGATACAATATGGAATAGTAGGGTGTGCCCATATTGATGATTATTTGAATAATGTAATCAAAAAACATGAATTAACTCGAAAAGATAAAGAGGAAGACCGTATGATTCATGTTAGAATAACAAATGCCAATGTTGAGCCTGTGTTTTTTGCATATCCTGATAATAAAAATATTAATGAGATTGTTGAAAATATAGTAAAAAATCAGGTTCCTGAATATGATTTTGTTGCAGATGAGGGTTTCGGCCATCAGTTATGGGTTATCAATGATGCCTCTGTCAACAAGAGAATTTCTGAAATTTTCAAGAATGAAATACCCTATTTATATGTTGCTGATGGGCATCATCGTACTGCAGCCGCTGCTTTAGTCGGAAGTGAAAAACGAAGAAACAATCCTCATCATACCGGTAATGAAGAATACAACTACTTTATGGCAGTTATTTTCCCGGCAAATCAGCTTAAAATTATTGACTATAATCGGGTTGTTAAAGACTTAAACGGTCTTTCCAATAATCAATTTATGGATCTTCTCTCAGAGACATTCACTGTAGAAAAAATTGGAAAAGAAATATACAAACCTTCTAAATTACATGAATTCAGTATTTATATAGATGGATTTTGGTACAAAATGACTGCAAAACAAGGCACTTACAATGATCAGGATCCGATTGGAGTTTTGGATGTGACCATACTTTCTGAGAAGGTTCTCGACAAAGTATTAGGAATAAAGGATTTAAGAACTGATAAAAGAATTGATTTTATTGGTGGAATACGCGGTCTTGGTGAATTGAGACGTAGAGTTGATAGTGGAGAAATGAAAGTGGCTTTTGCACTTTATCCGGTTTCAATGGAGCAATTAATTAATATTGCTGACTCAGGGAATATAATGCCTCCCAAAACAACTTGGTTTGAACCAAAGTTGCGTTCAGGACTGGTTATTCACGAATTAGAATAA
- a CDS encoding IS256 family transposase — MNFTQSQNYEILENIINHGSGIEEILRMSLEILMKAERQEHNFSNGDLSNGYRFRKTYGQGKLLELKVPRTRNGNFYPMILGLLRDQEEEARQIAFKLYGAGLTTEQVGDLFGEIYGKSYSSSQVSRMFDYAREEVAAWLTRRLDSYYPILYIDATFIATRRVDSVSKEAYFTILAVKEDTSREVLTIVNNPTEGSSFWNDIFADLKERGVKEVGLVVCDGLTGIETVVQNHFKMADVQLCTVHLQRECQKKVKVKHKAEVAEDLRQVFACDDKYDSMKKGMERFHLFCEKWSKYYPVFGEKLKNERYRYYFTYLNYDYRIRSMIYTTNWVERLNRDYKRTTRMRGALPNTEATILLLGYVAMTRNAYQFKVTSFLNEKQKFRWDY; from the coding sequence ATTACGAAATTTTAGAGAACATCATCAACCATGGTTCAGGAATTGAAGAAATTCTACGGATGAGTCTTGAAATTCTTATGAAGGCTGAACGCCAGGAGCACAATTTTTCAAATGGAGATCTCAGCAACGGCTATCGTTTCAGAAAGACTTATGGACAGGGTAAACTTTTGGAACTAAAGGTTCCGAGAACACGCAACGGGAACTTCTATCCTATGATATTAGGATTGTTGCGAGACCAGGAAGAAGAAGCGAGGCAGATAGCCTTCAAACTGTATGGTGCAGGGCTGACTACAGAGCAAGTAGGCGACTTGTTCGGAGAAATATACGGAAAATCATACAGCAGCAGCCAAGTGAGCAGGATGTTCGATTACGCCCGAGAAGAGGTGGCAGCATGGCTGACAAGAAGATTGGATAGCTACTATCCGATTCTATACATAGATGCGACCTTCATAGCGACTCGTCGAGTTGACAGCGTAAGCAAAGAAGCATACTTCACCATACTGGCAGTAAAAGAGGATACTTCTAGAGAAGTACTTACAATTGTAAACAATCCAACGGAAGGATCTTCATTTTGGAATGATATTTTTGCCGATTTGAAAGAGAGGGGTGTGAAGGAGGTCGGGCTTGTTGTCTGCGACGGACTTACGGGCATAGAGACAGTTGTTCAGAATCATTTCAAAATGGCTGATGTTCAGCTCTGTACGGTTCATTTACAGAGAGAATGTCAGAAAAAGGTGAAAGTAAAACACAAGGCAGAAGTTGCCGAAGATCTGAGGCAGGTGTTCGCATGCGACGACAAGTACGACAGCATGAAAAAAGGGATGGAAAGATTTCATTTGTTCTGTGAAAAATGGAGTAAATACTATCCTGTATTCGGAGAAAAACTAAAAAACGAAAGATATCGCTATTACTTTACCTATCTCAACTATGACTATAGGATTAGAAGCATGATATACACGACGAACTGGGTAGAAAGATTGAATAGGGATTATAAAAGAACTACCAGAATGCGAGGAGCTTTACCTAATACTGAAGCGACCATATTGCTCCTGGGATATGTAGCTATGACTAGGAATGCATATCAATTTAAGGTGACATCGTTCCTTAACGAAAAACAAAAGTTCAGATGGGATTATTGA